The genomic region CCCGCGTCCTTCACCGCCTTGACCGGCGCGGTCAGCGGCTCGGACTCAAACGGCAGCACGACCAGCGCGTCGATGTCGCGCGTGGCCATCATGTCCTCGATGTCGTTGACCTGCTTGGCGCTGTCGCCCGAGGTGGACAGCACGAATTCCAGGTTCGGATAGGCCGCGCCCAGCCGCTTGATCGTGTCCTGCGCGTGCCAGTTCAGCCCGCCCATGAAGCCATGCGTGGCCGAAGGGATGGCGACGCCGATCACCGTCTTCTCGCCCTCCTGCGCCAGCGCCGCGCTGCCCCAGGTCATCGCCAGCAGCCCCGCCACGGCGGCGCCCTGCATCAGGCTTCTGCGTTTCATGTCTTTCTCCTCCCAGAGGTCACCGCTCGCCGGCGGCATGTTTTTCCCGCTGCAACACGACAGCAAGAACGATGATGACGCCCTGGATCGCCCCGTTCAGATAGGGGCTGACCAGATTCGCCAGATTCAGGATGTTGTCGATCAGCGACAGGATCAGCACGCCCATCACCGTGCCCCAGACCCGGCCGCGCCCGCCTTTCAGCGCCGTGCCGCCGATGATGACGGCGGCGATGGCCTCAAGCTCCCACAACACCCCGGTCGAGCCCGAGGCCGAGCCCAGCCGCGGCACGTAAAGCACCACCGCCAGCCCGACCAGCAGGCCCAAGAGGACATAGGTCAAGAGCCGCACCCGGTTCACGTCGATGGCGGAATAACGCGCCACCCGGTCGTTCGAGCCGATGGCCTCGACATGGCGGCCGAAACGGGAATGGCGCATCATCCATTCGCCCAGCAGGGCGACCAGCGCAAAGCAGATGATGGGCCAGGTGATCCAGCCGATGCCGCCGTAATAGACCGGGCGATACAGCGTCCGAAGCGCGTAATCCAGGGACAGCGTGCCGCCATCGGCCAGCCAGGTCACCAGGCTGCGAAAGATGCCCATGGTGCCCAGGGTGACGATGAAGGGCTCGATCCGCGCCTTGGTCACCAGCGCGCCGTTCAGGTATCCGGCCGCCAGCCCGCCCAGCACCGCCACCCCCATGCCGATCAGGATGGTGCCCCAATGCGTGCCCAGGTTTGGCACCAGCACGTTCATGGCGATGATGGTGATCCCGGCCAGGAAGGCCGCCATCGAGCCCACGGACAGGTCGAGCCCGCCCGCCGTGATCACGAAGGTCATGCCCACCGCGATCATGCCGATGAAGGCCGAGCGCGCCAGCACGTTTGTGATGTTCGCCGGCGCCAGGAAGGCGCTGTTCAGGCTGGCCCCCAGCACGACCAGCGCAACCAGCGCGATCAGCGGGCCCAGAGTGTGGAAGTCGATCTTTCTCATGCCACCTCGCTCACGCCCATGGCCAGGCGCACGATATTGTCCTCGGTCAGGGCCGCGCCCTGCAATTCGCCGGCCAGCCGGCCCTCGCGCATGACCAGCACCCGGTCGGCCAGGCCGATCACCTCGGGCATCTCGCTGGAAATCACGATGACGCTCAGCCCCTGCCCCGCCAGCTGGCGGATGAAGGCATAGATCTGGCTTTTCGTGCCGACGTCGATGCCGCGCGTCGGCTCGTCGATGATCAGGATGCGCGGATCGGTCAGCATGGTCTTGGCCAGCAACAGCTTCTGCTGGTTCCCGCCCGACAGCTTGCCCGCCACCATGTCGCGGCGCGGGGCGCGGATGTCGAAATCCTGCGTGGCGCGGTCCAGCGCCGCCTCTTCGGCGCGGCGGTCGATGCGCCAGCGGCCGAAACGCTCCAGCGCCGCCAGCGTCAGGTTCTCGCGCAGCGGCTTTTCCAAAAGCAGCCCGGCCTCCTTGCGGTCCTCGGTCAGATAGGCCAGCCCGTTGGCAAAGCCGTCGCCGGCCGAGCGGATGCCGACCGGCCGCCCGTCGATGCGGATCTCGCCGCTGGCGGGGCGCAGCCCGGCGATGCCCTCGGCCAGTTCGGTGCGGCCCGAGCCGACCAGCCCGGCCAGCCCCAGCACCTCGCCGCGGCGCAGGCTCAGGCTGACGTCATGCACCCGGCCCGGCACCGACAGGCCGCGGACCTCCAGCGCGATCTCGGCGCCGGGCCGGCCTTTCGGCGGATAGAAATCCTGCAACTCGCGCCCGACCATGGCCGTGGCCATGCCGTCCTGCGTCAGCTCGCCCCGCAGCGCCC from Paracoccus aminovorans harbors:
- a CDS encoding sugar ABC transporter ATP-binding protein, which codes for MSVLALENVGKSFGPVTVLHGIDIALEPGEVHALIGENGAGKSTIMKLLGGFLDPTSGQVLLDGRPVRFASGPEAEAQGIVVIHQEFNLARDLTVAANVFLGREPGGWRLDHAAMRQATAALLKRLDSPISPDALVGDLSVPDRQMVEIAKALSRNARVLIMDEPSAVLTHREVGALYAQIERLRAEGVAILYCSHRLDEVAHLADRITVLRDGRVVRRALRGELTQDGMATAMVGRELQDFYPPKGRPGAEIALEVRGLSVPGRVHDVSLSLRRGEVLGLAGLVGSGRTELAEGIAGLRPASGEIRIDGRPVGIRSAGDGFANGLAYLTEDRKEAGLLLEKPLRENLTLAALERFGRWRIDRRAEEAALDRATQDFDIRAPRRDMVAGKLSGGNQQKLLLAKTMLTDPRILIIDEPTRGIDVGTKSQIYAFIRQLAGQGLSVIVISSEMPEVIGLADRVLVMREGRLAGELQGAALTEDNIVRLAMGVSEVA
- a CDS encoding ABC transporter permease; this translates as MRKIDFHTLGPLIALVALVVLGASLNSAFLAPANITNVLARSAFIGMIAVGMTFVITAGGLDLSVGSMAAFLAGITIIAMNVLVPNLGTHWGTILIGMGVAVLGGLAAGYLNGALVTKARIEPFIVTLGTMGIFRSLVTWLADGGTLSLDYALRTLYRPVYYGGIGWITWPIICFALVALLGEWMMRHSRFGRHVEAIGSNDRVARYSAIDVNRVRLLTYVLLGLLVGLAVVLYVPRLGSASGSTGVLWELEAIAAVIIGGTALKGGRGRVWGTVMGVLILSLIDNILNLANLVSPYLNGAIQGVIIVLAVVLQREKHAAGER